A single genomic interval of Bacteroidota bacterium harbors:
- a CDS encoding RNA methyltransferase: MSEFPENFLNNIHSAAGFNAETFIKAHDENAPVSIRINPKKKYCEFEIDAQVAWCENALYLKERPVFTLDPLLHAGCYYVQEASSMFAGYALQHCMDLNRPLKVLDLCAAPGGKSTDIISILSPESILVSNELVKQRVQVLKENMLKWGYENEIITHNEAKHFSALQQYFDAILIDAPCSGSGLFRKDENAMQHWNLNNLQMCLQRQEKILEDVLPALKENGILIYSTCSYSIEEDENITDLLINKFGFQSIAIPILVDWNIIEVNTPAGGIGYRFYPDKVKGEGFYISVLRNTKAIENNQLYKTKESLIQDVTPTEKSIVAAWINDIALHDFFKINNTIIALPKNILAEIKLLATKLLVLQSGIALGEIKGKDFIPAHAFAMSSLLKDTIPKFELDKQTALQYLRKQEIHLTGDFKGWAIVCYKNQSLGWIKKLPNRINNYYPAEYRIRM, translated from the coding sequence ATGTCGGAGTTTCCTGAAAATTTTTTAAATAATATACATTCTGCTGCGGGATTCAATGCAGAAACATTTATTAAGGCGCATGATGAAAATGCGCCGGTAAGCATACGCATAAATCCCAAAAAAAAATATTGTGAATTTGAAATAGATGCACAGGTAGCATGGTGTGAAAATGCACTCTACTTAAAAGAACGTCCTGTATTTACACTCGATCCGCTATTGCATGCCGGTTGTTATTATGTGCAGGAAGCGAGTAGTATGTTCGCAGGTTATGCTTTGCAACATTGTATGGATTTAAATCGGCCATTAAAAGTGCTTGACTTATGTGCAGCACCAGGAGGAAAATCTACAGATATCATTTCCATATTATCTCCTGAAAGTATTTTGGTGAGTAATGAATTGGTGAAACAACGAGTACAGGTTCTGAAAGAAAATATGTTGAAGTGGGGTTATGAAAATGAAATCATCACACATAATGAAGCAAAACATTTTAGTGCATTGCAACAGTATTTCGATGCAATACTTATTGATGCACCTTGCAGCGGAAGTGGTTTATTCAGGAAAGATGAAAACGCAATGCAACATTGGAATTTGAATAATTTACAAATGTGTTTGCAACGGCAGGAAAAAATTTTAGAAGATGTATTACCTGCGTTAAAAGAAAATGGTATTTTAATATATTCCACTTGCAGTTATTCTATTGAAGAAGATGAAAACATTACAGATCTGTTAATTAATAAATTCGGCTTCCAATCAATAGCAATTCCAATACTTGTCGACTGGAATATTATTGAAGTGAACACTCCGGCAGGTGGAATTGGTTATCGCTTTTATCCGGATAAAGTGAAAGGAGAAGGATTTTATATTTCTGTGTTGCGCAATACAAAAGCAATAGAGAATAATCAACTCTATAAAACAAAAGAGAGTTTGATTCAAGATGTAACACCTACCGAAAAAAGTATTGTTGCTGCATGGATAAATGATATTGCATTGCACGATTTTTTTAAAATCAACAATACCATAATTGCTTTGCCAAAAAATATATTGGCAGAGATAAAATTGCTTGCTACCAAACTTTTGGTATTGCAATCGGGAATAGCATTGGGAGAAATAAAAGGAAAAGATTTTATTCCGGCGCATGCATTTGCAATGAGTAGTTTATTAAAAGATACTATTCCAAAATTTGAATTGGATAAACAAACTGCATTACAATATTTGCGCAAACAGGAAATACATTTAACCGGCGATTTTAAAGGATGGGCAATTGTATGTTATAAAAACCAATCCTTAGGCTGGATAAAAAAATTACCGAACCGCATTAATAATTATTATCCGGCGGAGTATAGGATTAGGATGTGA
- a CDS encoding polyprenyl synthetase family protein codes for MRSNVPLLDRVMHYIVHRKGKQMRPMFVLFSAGLFGKIEESTYTAASLIELLHTATLVHDDVVDDSNERRGYFSVNALWKNKIAVLVGDYLLAKGLLVSLERNQHHILKITSNAVKEMSEGELLQIEKARRLDIKEDIYYDIIRKKTASLIAAACSAGAASVTTDEVMIEKMRLFGEYIGIAFQIKDDLMDYGADDIGKPTGSDIKERKMTLPLIYALSKAGTMDKRRIKNIVKNNNNDPKKVKEVIDFVNKSGGIEYAEQAMNNYQNKAFDVLKSFPANASNNGLKQLVLYTTERKK; via the coding sequence ATGCGCAGTAATGTGCCCTTGTTAGATCGTGTGATGCATTATATTGTACATCGCAAGGGGAAACAAATGCGGCCGATGTTTGTGTTGTTCAGTGCGGGCTTATTCGGCAAAATTGAAGAATCCACTTATACTGCTGCTTCCTTAATTGAATTATTACATACAGCAACTTTAGTGCATGATGATGTGGTGGATGACTCGAATGAACGCCGTGGATATTTTTCTGTGAATGCACTTTGGAAAAATAAAATTGCTGTGCTTGTTGGGGATTATTTACTCGCAAAAGGATTATTGGTTTCGCTGGAGCGCAATCAGCATCATATTTTAAAAATAACAAGTAATGCAGTGAAGGAAATGAGCGAAGGCGAATTATTGCAGATAGAAAAAGCCAGACGTTTAGATATTAAAGAAGATATTTATTATGATATTATCCGAAAAAAAACTGCCTCATTAATTGCAGCCGCTTGCAGCGCAGGAGCAGCATCGGTAACAACAGATGAAGTGATGATAGAAAAAATGCGATTGTTCGGTGAATACATTGGTATTGCATTTCAGATTAAAGATGATCTTATGGATTATGGTGCAGATGATATCGGCAAACCAACAGGTAGTGATATTAAAGAACGCAAAATGACATTGCCACTTATTTATGCTTTAAGTAAAGCCGGAACAATGGATAAACGTCGCATAAAAAATATTGTAAAAAATAATAATAACGATCCTAAAAAAGTGAAGGAAGTAATTGATTTTGTAAATAAATCCGGCGGAATTGAATATGCAGAACAAGCAATGAATAATTATCAAAATAAAGCATTTGATGTGCTGAAGAGTTTCCCCGCAAATGCAAGCAATAATGGTTTAAAACAATTGGTGCTTTATACTACGGAAAGAAAAAAATAA
- a CDS encoding M48 family metalloprotease → MHKQISLILLLLTASIFSLSSCSKGGGINIFSIEDDKQLGAQIATEIAADPATYPLLNESDYPEAYELLYDIRDRILDAGEVEYKDEFVWQLKIVKDDDVLNAFCTPGGYIYVYTGLIKYLENEAQLAGVLGHEIAHADLRHVTDQLTEQYGISLLLSLVLGQNQNVLTDIAVNLVSLSFSRADESQADEYSVIYLCPTEYYAAGAAGFFELIEASGGSDIPEFLSTHPSPENRIEDIHAENDLLGCDGDETFDVRYQQLKDALP, encoded by the coding sequence ATGCATAAACAAATCAGCTTAATACTACTTCTCTTAACTGCAAGTATTTTTAGTTTGTCCTCTTGTTCAAAAGGGGGAGGTATAAATATTTTCAGTATTGAGGATGATAAACAATTAGGGGCACAGATTGCAACTGAAATTGCAGCAGATCCAGCAACATATCCTCTGTTAAATGAAAGTGATTATCCGGAAGCATACGAGTTGTTGTATGATATTCGTGATCGCATTTTAGATGCCGGTGAAGTGGAGTATAAAGATGAATTTGTATGGCAATTAAAAATCGTGAAAGATGATGATGTATTAAATGCATTCTGTACTCCCGGCGGATATATTTATGTATATACCGGATTAATAAAATATTTAGAAAATGAAGCACAATTAGCGGGAGTTTTAGGACATGAAATTGCGCATGCAGATTTACGCCATGTTACTGATCAGCTAACCGAGCAATATGGTATTTCACTTTTATTAAGTTTGGTATTAGGGCAAAATCAAAATGTATTAACAGATATTGCAGTGAATCTTGTGAGTTTATCATTCAGTCGTGCAGATGAAAGTCAGGCAGATGAATACTCAGTAATTTATTTATGTCCAACAGAATATTATGCAGCCGGTGCAGCAGGATTTTTTGAATTAATAGAAGCAAGTGGCGGCTCTGATATTCCTGAATTTTTAAGCACACATCCAAGTCCTGAAAACAGAATAGAAGATATTCATGCAGAAAATGATTTGTTGGGTTGTGATGGTGACGAAACATTTGATGTACGCTATCAGCAATTAAAAGATGCGTTGCCATAA
- a CDS encoding lamin tail domain-containing protein, with amino-acid sequence MKLTRLLITTMAIVFCNFAFAQIVINEISTRGIVLSAAENESDWIELYNAGATAVNLNGYGLSDDAVYLNKWIFPDVTINPNEHLLILASGDNISFLINHWETAINYDEVWRYRSNTSAPPSDWNTNSFDDSVWSTGEGGIGYGDSDDNTYISSTYSICMRKTFDADPDILAKVVLYADYDDGFVAYLNGVEIARSSNIVGSPPTYNAGTTIDHEAVLYWGGVPEAFVIPDAIFSAAIVPGENVLAIQVNNLNYYSSDFSSLFWLSFGITTTDNPYGDVPPWFAYGSTYLETNFKISTAGETIYLSDASGNILDQQFTGYLDVHNSIARIPDGSTWCVTANETPSTTNDFATCTGGYEPAPVFSLAPGFYSGSQTIEISSTSATAEIHYTLDGSHVDISSPIYTDPITIDTTCVVAAKCFSSSTLLPSPMIKNTYFLDEGDFGINIISISTDPGSLWDNDTGIYVFGDTYDYWYPYFGANFWEPWEKLAHVSYYDMDGNALFEHQMMLEIHGGYSRAEDKKSFRLDFKNSLDGDLGYAIFPDKPEVNSFNNINLRNGGQHVWYSMIQDSYLARVMRKTNIDYEAYTPVHVFLNGSYWGLYEVREKADEHFVESNYGNDADDIDLLNGWTALAGSDTGFVNMYNWLMDHSVDDADFYNYFADRVDVQNYVDYYIGEIYYQNSDFGGAYWGQNNIKLYRDRTGGKWRHIMYDMDGAMGWFGGSVWDNFIDIIRNPAGTSMNSQIFDKMLDNAEFRIYFINRFADLINTIWQTENMEAEMTEMRSQLINEIQRTADRWGPPYNALTWMDYTQWILDYNETRITPARYQIKSSFGLTQQRFITLQVNPPEAGYIQISTIIPQDLPWEGVYFEDVPLMITAIPNPGYTFSNWTSVDVIPTGEELNQSVTLFLNSSETFEANFTGAAIEPEIIITEINYNSESSASSGDWFELFNNGSDAIDISGWQVADATGVNTFHIPIQTILEPDAYLVFSNDLENFSAKNPTIENVIGELNFKLNNTGDRIALIALNGDTISNVVFADSSGWPQGADGTGRTLELKNYFGDQNDPTNWFDGCMFGSPGIAYSPCDETLVFSEINYNSADTANAGDWVEILNTSSTTLDMSLWKFADSNDSLVYQIPPGTMLPSDNRLIIANNSALFNERHADIDPLTTNFMFGLDASGDVLRIYDNNGVIQFSVIYNDELPWPTEADGGAKTLELAEINGMMNDASNWFAGCPEGSPGIAYDPDCGVVVFINDPALSFSVYPNPADDYFIVESDIAILSLEIMDLSGKVIYEMNANNSLKTIIPTSYLYNGFYLMKLHFEQGERILKFIVQHK; translated from the coding sequence ATGAAACTCACGAGGCTCCTGATAACAACCATGGCAATTGTATTTTGCAATTTTGCATTTGCTCAAATAGTGATTAATGAAATCAGTACTCGTGGTATTGTATTGTCTGCTGCAGAAAATGAAAGTGATTGGATAGAATTATATAATGCAGGAGCTACAGCAGTAAACTTGAATGGATATGGATTAAGTGATGATGCGGTGTATTTAAACAAATGGATTTTTCCTGATGTTACTATCAATCCAAATGAACATTTGCTGATTCTTGCAAGTGGAGATAATATTAGTTTTCTAATTAATCATTGGGAAACAGCAATTAATTATGATGAGGTTTGGCGATACAGATCAAACACTTCTGCACCTCCTTCTGATTGGAATACAAATAGTTTTGATGATAGCGTATGGAGTACCGGCGAAGGAGGTATCGGCTATGGAGATAGCGATGATAATACATATATCAGTTCCACTTATTCTATTTGTATGCGCAAAACATTTGATGCTGATCCTGATATTCTGGCTAAGGTAGTTTTGTATGCAGATTATGATGATGGTTTTGTTGCGTATTTAAATGGAGTTGAAATTGCACGGTCATCAAATATTGTTGGATCACCACCAACATATAATGCCGGAACAACAATAGATCATGAAGCGGTTTTATATTGGGGAGGTGTGCCTGAAGCATTTGTAATTCCGGATGCAATTTTTTCAGCAGCAATTGTACCTGGTGAAAATGTACTTGCTATTCAAGTGAATAATCTGAATTATTATTCCTCTGATTTCTCTTCTTTGTTTTGGTTATCATTTGGAATTACAACAACAGATAATCCTTATGGAGATGTGCCGCCGTGGTTTGCTTATGGAAGTACTTATTTAGAAACAAATTTTAAAATAAGTACAGCAGGAGAAACTATTTATTTAAGTGATGCATCAGGAAATATTTTAGATCAACAGTTTACAGGATATTTAGATGTGCATAATAGTATTGCAAGAATTCCTGATGGAAGTACATGGTGTGTTACTGCAAATGAAACACCCTCCACTACAAATGATTTTGCAACATGTACAGGAGGTTATGAACCTGCACCTGTATTTTCTTTAGCCCCCGGTTTTTATTCCGGCTCACAAACTATTGAAATATCTTCTACCTCTGCCACTGCTGAAATTCATTATACATTAGATGGTTCGCATGTAGATATTTCTTCACCCATTTATACTGATCCAATTACTATAGATACTACTTGTGTGGTGGCAGCAAAATGTTTTAGCAGCAGCACATTACTTCCATCACCCATGATTAAGAATACCTATTTTTTGGATGAAGGAGATTTCGGAATTAATATAATCAGTATTTCAACCGATCCCGGAAGTTTATGGGATAATGATACAGGCATCTATGTATTCGGTGATACCTATGATTATTGGTATCCCTATTTCGGTGCTAACTTCTGGGAGCCTTGGGAAAAATTAGCACATGTAAGTTATTATGATATGGATGGCAATGCATTATTCGAACATCAAATGATGCTTGAAATTCATGGAGGATATTCAAGAGCAGAAGATAAAAAAAGTTTCAGATTAGATTTTAAAAATAGCCTTGATGGAGATTTGGGATATGCCATTTTTCCGGATAAACCGGAAGTAAATTCATTCAATAATATTAATCTCCGCAATGGTGGTCAGCATGTTTGGTACAGCATGATACAAGATTCATATCTCGCCCGTGTGATGCGCAAAACAAATATTGATTATGAAGCTTACACACCTGTGCATGTTTTTCTGAATGGATCTTATTGGGGCTTGTATGAAGTGCGTGAAAAAGCAGATGAACATTTTGTAGAAAGTAATTATGGCAATGATGCAGATGATATTGATTTGTTAAATGGATGGACAGCTCTTGCAGGTTCTGATACCGGTTTTGTGAATATGTATAATTGGCTGATGGATCATTCTGTGGATGATGCAGATTTCTATAATTATTTTGCTGACCGGGTGGATGTTCAGAATTATGTAGATTATTATATCGGTGAAATTTATTATCAGAATTCTGATTTTGGTGGTGCTTATTGGGGACAAAATAATATTAAATTATATCGTGACCGTACCGGTGGAAAATGGCGACATATTATGTATGATATGGATGGTGCAATGGGTTGGTTTGGCGGTTCTGTTTGGGATAATTTTATTGACATTATTCGCAATCCTGCAGGTACTTCTATGAATTCACAAATCTTTGATAAGATGTTGGACAATGCAGAGTTCCGCATTTATTTTATCAATCGTTTTGCTGACTTAATTAATACGATTTGGCAAACAGAAAATATGGAAGCAGAAATGACGGAAATGCGAAGCCAATTAATAAACGAAATTCAAAGAACTGCTGATCGTTGGGGGCCTCCTTATAATGCATTAACCTGGATGGATTACACGCAATGGATTTTGGATTATAATGAAACCCGAATTACACCTGCACGTTATCAAATAAAATCTTCTTTTGGTTTAACGCAACAACGATTTATTACATTACAAGTAAATCCACCGGAAGCAGGTTATATTCAAATCAGTACAATTATTCCACAAGATTTACCATGGGAAGGTGTGTATTTTGAAGATGTGCCATTAATGATTACGGCTATTCCAAATCCGGGTTATACATTCAGCAACTGGACTTCTGTAGATGTAATTCCAACGGGTGAAGAATTGAATCAAAGTGTAACCTTATTTTTAAATTCAAGTGAAACATTTGAAGCAAACTTTACCGGTGCAGCAATAGAACCAGAAATAATTATTACAGAAATAAATTATAACAGTGAGAGCAGTGCAAGCAGTGGTGATTGGTTTGAATTATTTAATAATGGCAGCGATGCAATTGATATTTCCGGATGGCAAGTAGCAGATGCAACTGGTGTAAATACTTTTCACATTCCTATACAAACTATTTTAGAACCCGATGCATATTTGGTATTTAGTAATGATCTGGAAAATTTCTCTGCAAAAAATCCAACAATAGAAAATGTAATTGGTGAATTAAATTTTAAACTAAATAATACCGGTGATCGCATTGCATTGATTGCATTAAATGGCGACACAATTAGTAATGTTGTTTTTGCAGATAGCAGCGGATGGCCACAAGGTGCAGATGGTACAGGTCGCACATTGGAATTAAAAAATTATTTTGGAGATCAGAATGATCCAACCAATTGGTTCGACGGATGTATGTTTGGTTCGCCCGGTATTGCGTATTCTCCATGCGATGAAACACTTGTATTCAGTGAAATAAATTATAACAGTGCCGACACTGCAAATGCAGGTGATTGGGTAGAGATTTTAAATACATCTTCCACTACATTGGATATGAGCTTATGGAAATTTGCGGATAGCAATGATTCCTTGGTTTATCAAATTCCACCGGGAACAATGTTGCCTTCGGATAACAGATTAATCATTGCAAATAATTCTGCATTATTTAATGAACGTCATGCTGATATAGATCCGTTGACAACAAATTTTATGTTTGGATTAGATGCATCAGGTGATGTATTGCGCATTTATGATAACAATGGTGTAATTCAATTTTCTGTTATTTATAATGATGAATTACCCTGGCCGACAGAAGCGGATGGTGGTGCTAAAACATTAGAACTTGCAGAAATAAATGGAATGATGAATGATGCATCCAATTGGTTTGCGGGATGTCCTGAAGGTTCACCCGGCATTGCGTATGATCCGGATTGTGGTGTAGTGGTTTTTATTAATGATCCTGCACTTTCTTTTTCAGTATATCCGAATCCTGCGGATGATTATTTTATTGTGGAATCAGACATTGCAATTTTAAGTTTAGAAATTATGGACTTAAGTGGCAAAGTGATTTATGAAATGAATGCAAATAATTCATTGAAAACTATAATTCCAACTTCATATTTGTACAATGGATTCTACCTGATGAAATTGCATTTTGAACAAGGTGAAAGAATTTTAAAATTTATTGTGCAACATAAGTAG
- a CDS encoding S8 family serine peptidase, with protein sequence MSQTLVNQLWQLELNYPDTVEWNASILDGSNLITTGNTWNGATQKTNIVTTKTNQGGSIVWQTEYNGTASGFDYGAALIKDASGNVFVAGATNASDDYTYDIVVIKYNSIGVQQWATTFDGTGAGNDIPSDILLIGTDIYVCAASIGITTGYDNLLLKLNSGGTVQWNKRYDYTSLYDIPGHLISNGGTNIVVSGASQSSATNWDYTSLKYSSSGTLIQTQRSSAAGYGFDRPTGLVTDGSDNFYITGYTYNGTDYDMRTIKLDEDLSPVWTVSENDGGEDGSNAICIDGSDNIYIAGYAENSIDSRQIKIVKYNSGGTLQWEKILQNSSNDIEAQATGITYNSTSDRVVITGFYEYTSGKKVITTFALRTDNGNLTWKNEYPNLGESIDIPTNVLANNNYVWVYGRRTEDDTTRYVTVKYETMTYPYEIINDTSGKPIYVDEQMIISFKPENVDLNFVNNTQKQFSNLIDVIDSGTYNTLYPLIKGQGQFTPKVYKIYSKLTANDSLSITRLGDTISIPKFWSSFIVTLNVNIEDVYDTLNNMISIIDYSHPNYLFGQDFSPNDDDYNLQNSLFDGSTSLEDINTEGAWDVEKGGTHIKVGVFDTGIYWKHEDFHLTSGNEEFSDSKIIGGWDYENDHAVYEDDNSLSNSNNHGTCVAGIIGAITDNDIGIAGIAGGDLITGDINSTGVQLFDMEVAREEYNPLIEHEEPLYDTWFCANAITEGASYTPDGSYGYGLHIMNHSWGTGIVGQIIDWNFDAMSNAMNFAFKSHVIQVCAKGNEATGDLHYPSDLSDNYILSVGGSGNDGEFYEGSSGSGSNFGNNIDLMAPYGSEGVTIYTTDNGATDDYITFGGTSGSAPHVSGVAALMLSQVNNHDSAPHFENLTQEDVEAILQITADERFEPPCNEDIYDDYCGWGILDAQEALEVIEMPKYKVIHICQEYNVTDDDLDEEEMTIFIAEAGDYVGISAGYYCAARYKINRAAYHSLSASSVILNNWILPSMSNVLGLNDAVQIVTDDPSFTMSSPSLSSTTVEGYIYFLYHTSSCELYGSTVNKWIPFDPNTTKAKFCYSLHVYDEYATEITALGEEVSITIFPNPTSDFVNIASEDFIGMNDLIIQVKDITGKILYSSKEDRFSISNNFISIPVAKYQSGIYIISVNDGYKQLTGKFIKL encoded by the coding sequence ATGAGTCAAACTTTGGTCAACCAACTTTGGCAACTTGAATTAAACTACCCCGATACAGTAGAATGGAATGCATCTATATTAGATGGTAGCAATCTGATTACCACAGGAAATACATGGAATGGTGCAACTCAAAAAACAAACATCGTTACTACAAAAACAAATCAAGGTGGCAGCATTGTTTGGCAAACAGAATACAACGGCACAGCAAGTGGATTTGATTATGGTGCTGCACTTATAAAAGATGCCAGCGGTAATGTATTTGTCGCAGGTGCTACAAATGCGTCCGATGATTATACTTATGATATTGTTGTAATTAAATATAATTCAATTGGAGTGCAACAATGGGCTACCACTTTTGATGGTACAGGTGCAGGTAATGATATACCTTCCGATATACTTTTAATTGGTACTGATATATATGTATGTGCAGCAAGTATTGGTATTACTACCGGCTACGATAATTTATTGTTAAAATTAAATTCAGGCGGTACAGTGCAATGGAATAAGCGATATGATTATACGAGTTTATACGATATACCCGGTCATCTGATTAGCAATGGAGGAACTAATATTGTTGTGAGTGGTGCAAGCCAATCTTCAGCTACAAATTGGGATTATACTTCATTGAAATACAGTTCTTCCGGCACATTAATTCAAACACAACGCAGCAGTGCAGCCGGTTATGGTTTCGACAGACCAACAGGATTAGTTACTGATGGCAGTGATAATTTTTATATAACAGGTTATACTTATAATGGTACTGACTACGATATGCGCACTATTAAATTAGATGAAGATTTATCACCTGTTTGGACAGTAAGCGAAAACGATGGTGGCGAGGATGGAAGCAATGCAATATGTATAGATGGCAGTGATAATATTTATATAGCGGGCTATGCAGAAAATTCGATTGATAGCAGACAAATAAAAATAGTAAAGTACAATAGCGGCGGTACATTACAATGGGAGAAAATACTACAAAACAGCAGTAACGATATAGAAGCCCAAGCAACAGGCATTACTTATAACAGTACCAGTGACCGTGTAGTAATTACAGGTTTCTATGAATATACATCAGGCAAAAAAGTAATTACCACTTTTGCATTAAGAACTGATAATGGAAACCTCACATGGAAAAATGAATATCCTAACTTGGGTGAAAGTATTGACATACCAACAAATGTATTAGCCAATAATAATTATGTATGGGTATATGGTAGAAGAACTGAGGATGATACTACAAGATATGTTACGGTGAAGTATGAGACAATGACTTATCCTTATGAAATAATAAATGACACAAGTGGGAAACCAATTTACGTTGATGAGCAAATGATAATATCCTTTAAACCTGAAAATGTTGATTTGAATTTTGTAAATAACACTCAAAAACAATTTTCAAATTTGATTGATGTAATTGATAGTGGAACGTACAATACTTTATATCCTCTAATTAAAGGCCAGGGACAATTTACACCAAAAGTGTATAAGATATATTCAAAGTTAACAGCCAATGATTCTCTATCAATTACGAGGCTTGGGGACACTATATCAATACCAAAATTTTGGTCCTCATTTATAGTTACATTGAATGTAAACATTGAAGATGTATATGATACCTTGAATAATATGATTTCTATTATTGATTATTCGCATCCCAATTATTTATTTGGCCAAGATTTTTCCCCCAATGATGATGACTATAACTTACAAAATAGTTTATTTGACGGATCAACATCACTTGAAGATATCAATACCGAAGGTGCATGGGATGTGGAAAAAGGAGGAACTCACATTAAGGTTGGTGTATTTGATACGGGTATTTATTGGAAACATGAAGATTTTCATCTAACATCTGGAAATGAAGAATTTAGCGACTCTAAAATTATTGGCGGTTGGGATTATGAAAATGATCATGCAGTTTATGAAGATGATAATTCACTTTCAAATTCTAATAATCACGGAACTTGCGTGGCAGGAATAATTGGAGCAATTACAGATAATGATATAGGAATAGCTGGTATTGCAGGTGGGGATTTAATTACAGGTGATATAAATTCAACAGGAGTACAGCTCTTTGATATGGAAGTAGCAAGAGAAGAATATAATCCTTTAATCGAACATGAAGAACCTTTATATGACACATGGTTTTGTGCAAATGCAATTACTGAAGGGGCGTCTTATACACCTGATGGAAGTTATGGATATGGATTACATATAATGAATCATAGTTGGGGAACTGGAATTGTAGGTCAAATAATAGATTGGAATTTTGATGCTATGAGTAATGCTATGAATTTTGCATTTAAGAGCCATGTAATTCAAGTTTGTGCAAAAGGCAACGAAGCAACAGGAGACTTACATTATCCTTCAGATTTAAGCGATAATTATATATTAAGTGTAGGTGGTTCAGGTAATGATGGAGAATTTTACGAAGGAAGTTCTGGATCCGGTTCTAATTTTGGGAATAATATTGACTTGATGGCGCCTTATGGTTCTGAAGGAGTTACAATTTATACAACAGATAACGGTGCAACAGATGACTACATAACATTTGGAGGTACATCTGGAAGTGCACCACATGTAAGTGGCGTTGCTGCTTTGATGTTAAGTCAAGTGAATAATCATGATTCTGCGCCTCATTTTGAAAATCTAACACAAGAAGATGTAGAAGCAATTTTACAAATTACAGCAGACGAAAGATTTGAACCACCTTGTAATGAAGATATCTATGATGACTATTGTGGCTGGGGGATATTAGACGCACAAGAAGCATTGGAGGTTATTGAAATGCCAAAGTATAAAGTGATTCATATTTGTCAAGAATATAATGTTACAGATGATGATCTTGATGAAGAAGAAATGACAATATTTATAGCAGAAGCTGGAGATTATGTAGGAATAAGTGCTGGGTATTATTGTGCAGCACGTTATAAAATTAATAGAGCTGCTTATCACTCACTTTCAGCTTCAAGTGTAATTCTTAACAATTGGATTTTACCAAGTATGTCGAATGTTTTAGGTTTAAATGATGCAGTTCAGATTGTAACAGATGACCCTTCTTTTACGATGTCATCTCCCAGTTTATCATCAACCACTGTTGAGGGTTATATTTATTTTTTATATCATACATCCTCTTGCGAATTATATGGTAGTACAGTAAATAAATGGATTCCATTTGATCCAAATACAACAAAAGCCAAGTTTTGCTATTCCTTACATGTTTATGATGAATATGCAACTGAAATTACTGCGTTAGGTGAGGAAGTTTCTATTACCATTTTCCCAAATCCAACTTCTGATTTTGTAAATATTGCTAGTGAAGATTTTATCGGAATGAATGATTTAATAATTCAGGTAAAAGACATAACTGGGAAAATACTTTACAGTAGTAAAGAAGACAGATTTTCAATATCAAATAATTTTATTTCCATCCCAGTTGCAAAATACCAATCCGGTATTTATATTATTTCAGTTAATGATGGCTATAAGCAATTAACCGGTAAATTCATCAAATTATGA